In Bacteroidota bacterium, a single window of DNA contains:
- the tgt gene encoding tRNA guanosine(34) transglycosylase Tgt yields the protein MKFTLINTDKQTRARAGQIVTDHGIIQTPIFMPVGTAGSVKGVHQRELGNDVKAQIILGNTYHLYLRPGIDILEQAGGLHKFMGWDKPILTDSGGFQIFSLADNRKLSKDGAVFHSHIDGSKHIFTPERAIDIQRSIGGDIIMAFDECTPYPCEYKAAKKSVELTHHWLERCFKQFNATAPKYGHEQFLFPIVQGSIYKDLRQHSAEFVASQNGSGNAIGGLSVGEPVEKMYEMIELVNQILPADKPRYLMGVGTPVNILEGIARGIDMFDCVMPTRNGRNGMLFTSEGIINIKNLKWRDDFSPIDNNGTTFVDTQYSKAYLRHLIISKEMLGAQIATIHNLGFYLWLVGQAREKIINGEFSAWKEKMVKILSSRL from the coding sequence GTGAAATTTACCTTAATAAATACAGACAAACAAACCAGGGCGCGTGCAGGCCAGATAGTGACAGACCATGGAATTATCCAGACTCCTATTTTTATGCCGGTAGGGACAGCCGGAAGTGTTAAAGGGGTTCATCAGCGGGAACTTGGGAACGATGTAAAAGCTCAAATAATACTCGGGAATACCTATCATTTGTACCTGAGGCCGGGAATTGACATATTGGAACAAGCAGGTGGACTTCACAAATTTATGGGATGGGATAAGCCTATACTGACCGACAGCGGGGGATTTCAAATATTTTCCCTGGCCGATAACCGTAAACTCAGTAAGGATGGTGCCGTTTTCCATTCGCATATAGACGGTTCAAAACATATTTTTACTCCTGAAAGGGCGATAGATATTCAAAGGTCAATAGGAGGAGATATCATCATGGCTTTTGATGAATGTACGCCTTATCCCTGCGAGTACAAGGCTGCGAAAAAATCGGTAGAACTGACACACCACTGGCTGGAAAGGTGTTTCAAACAATTTAATGCCACCGCTCCCAAGTATGGCCATGAACAATTCCTGTTTCCTATTGTACAGGGAAGTATTTATAAAGATTTACGGCAACATTCAGCCGAATTTGTTGCTTCTCAAAATGGAAGCGGCAATGCAATTGGAGGATTATCGGTAGGCGAACCGGTGGAAAAAATGTATGAGATGATCGAACTGGTCAATCAAATCCTGCCTGCCGACAAACCCAGATATTTGATGGGCGTCGGTACTCCGGTAAACATTCTGGAAGGGATAGCCCGGGGAATTGATATGTTCGACTGCGTCATGCCTACCCGAAATGGACGTAACGGCATGCTTTTTACCAGCGAAGGAATCATCAATATAAAAAACCTCAAATGGAGAGATGATTTTTCACCCATCGACAACAACGGCACAACTTTTGTCGATACACAATATTCAAAAGCTTACCTGCGCCACCTAATTATTTCCAAGGAAATGCTTGGCGCCCAGATTGCTACCATACATAATCTGGGATTTTACTTGTGGCTGGTGGGACAAGCCAGAGAAAAAATTATTAACGGAGAATTCAGTGCGTGGAAAGAAAAAATGGTCAAAATTCTTTCTTCCAGGTTGTAA